In Sebaldella termitidis ATCC 33386, one DNA window encodes the following:
- the dinB gene encoding DNA polymerase IV — protein MKRCILHYDMDAFYASIEQRDNPKLKGKAIAVGRGVITTASYEARKYGVRSAMPSVTAKKLCPELILLPVRIDYYKKLGKKIQDLIQSLTYKCEFISSDEGYVDITEYMKKYTPESFIEKFKNSLYKHTRLTCSVGLGYNKLSAKLASDANKPNGYFIISSREEFHNYVKDKSVSIIPGIGRKSLEPLNNMGINTVNDIFNLTKNNLIDMFGTNKGVRIFELVRGIDDSEVDYISERQSYGQEETYSRTVDDIETVHDTLLHQINKLTEKLRLDNIYIKTVTLKARYSDFSTITRSKTLNEYTRNSDIIYTTALTLLSDLAKKDSFRLIGVHLSHIAKRNYVQLSFKDLFK, from the coding sequence ATGAAACGTTGTATATTACATTATGATATGGATGCCTTTTATGCTTCTATAGAGCAGAGGGATAATCCTAAATTAAAAGGAAAAGCTATTGCTGTAGGCAGGGGCGTCATTACTACTGCCAGCTATGAAGCAAGAAAATACGGTGTCCGCTCCGCCATGCCGTCTGTTACGGCAAAAAAACTATGTCCGGAATTAATTCTTCTTCCTGTAAGAATTGATTATTATAAAAAACTAGGAAAAAAAATACAAGATCTTATTCAGTCTCTTACATATAAGTGTGAATTTATTTCTTCTGATGAAGGATATGTTGATATTACAGAATATATGAAGAAATATACTCCTGAAAGTTTTATTGAAAAATTCAAGAATTCTCTTTATAAGCATACCAGACTCACATGTTCAGTGGGCTTAGGCTACAATAAGCTTTCTGCCAAGCTTGCCAGCGATGCTAATAAACCTAACGGCTACTTCATTATTTCTTCCCGTGAAGAGTTTCATAATTATGTAAAGGATAAATCAGTAAGCATTATTCCCGGAATCGGCAGAAAAAGTCTGGAACCGCTTAATAATATGGGGATTAATACTGTTAATGATATTTTTAACCTGACAAAAAATAATTTAATTGATATGTTCGGTACTAATAAAGGCGTACGAATATTTGAGCTGGTGAGAGGTATTGATGATTCTGAGGTTGACTATATTTCCGAAAGGCAGTCTTACGGGCAGGAGGAAACATACAGCAGGACTGTTGATGATATAGAAACTGTCCATGATACTCTTCTGCATCAGATTAACAAGCTTACAGAAAAGCTCAGGCTTGATAATATTTATATTAAGACAGTTACATTAAAGGCCAGATATTCTGATTTTTCCACAATTACAAGATCAAAGACACTTAATGAATATACAAGAAACAGTGATATTATATACACTACAGCACTTACCCTTTTATCCGATCTTGCAAAAAAAGATTCGTTCAGACTGATAGGGGTACATCTCAGCCATATTGCCAAAAGGAATTATGTACAGTTAAGTTTCAAAGATTTATTTAAATAA
- a CDS encoding aminoacyl-histidine dipeptidase, translated as MENITKDLAPQKVFYFFEEISKIPRGSKKEKKISDWLVKFANDRNLEVYQDSALNVVIKKAGSKGYEDYSPLILQGHMDMVWEKNSDTKFDFETEGIKLAVKDGFLKAVGTTLGADNGIAVAIILALLDSNELVHPPIEAVITADEEAGMTGVENLDVSALKGKTMLNIDTEEEGEIYVSSAGGSRVQIDFNFTRVSELPDSKNILLEIKGLNGGHSGSDIDKGLGNSIKILSFILSELAKKFKFQLCDIKGGDKTNAIPREAFAVVNISLTELDNFIKESKIFFEEMKTTYSKTEQNLAMEIKESTAADKKPLSEEDSINLINLLCEIPSGVIANSEHIEGLVETSLSMGVLRTRDTVSSIQLLLRSSVNSALRELENKLKDISELYNAGFTVDSSYSSWEYREDSKLRELFVKAHENIFEKTPKIKAIHAGLECGIFAGKISDLDVISIGPNIYGAHTPEERMEISSVEYTWKWILKALELYRIK; from the coding sequence ATGGAAAATATTACCAAAGACTTGGCACCTCAAAAAGTTTTTTACTTTTTTGAAGAAATCAGCAAAATACCCAGAGGTTCAAAAAAAGAAAAGAAAATCAGCGACTGGCTTGTTAAATTTGCCAATGACAGAAATCTGGAAGTCTATCAGGACTCTGCATTAAATGTAGTAATAAAAAAAGCAGGTTCAAAAGGATACGAAGATTATTCCCCTCTTATTTTGCAAGGTCATATGGATATGGTATGGGAAAAAAACAGTGATACTAAATTTGATTTTGAAACAGAGGGTATTAAACTGGCTGTAAAAGATGGTTTTTTGAAAGCTGTCGGTACTACTCTCGGAGCTGATAACGGAATTGCAGTGGCAATCATTCTTGCTCTTCTTGATTCCAACGAGCTAGTGCACCCTCCGATTGAAGCTGTTATTACTGCTGATGAGGAAGCCGGAATGACAGGGGTAGAAAATCTGGATGTTTCTGCTTTAAAAGGAAAAACAATGCTTAATATAGATACTGAAGAAGAAGGCGAGATATATGTCAGCAGTGCCGGCGGTTCCAGAGTACAGATAGATTTTAATTTCACACGTGTTTCTGAGCTGCCTGATTCTAAAAATATTCTTCTTGAAATAAAAGGACTGAACGGCGGCCATTCTGGTTCGGATATTGATAAAGGGCTTGGAAATTCCATCAAAATATTATCTTTTATTTTATCCGAGCTGGCGAAAAAGTTTAAATTCCAGCTCTGTGATATAAAAGGCGGAGATAAAACAAATGCTATCCCCAGAGAAGCTTTTGCTGTTGTGAATATCTCTTTGACAGAGCTTGATAATTTTATAAAGGAAAGTAAAATTTTCTTTGAAGAGATGAAAACTACATACTCCAAAACAGAACAAAATCTTGCAATGGAAATAAAAGAGAGTACTGCTGCTGATAAAAAACCTCTGTCTGAAGAAGACAGCATTAATCTGATTAATCTTTTATGTGAAATTCCAAGCGGTGTTATTGCTAACAGCGAACATATAGAAGGATTGGTCGAGACTTCATTAAGCATGGGTGTTTTAAGAACTCGTGATACTGTTTCGTCTATCCAGCTGCTATTAAGAAGCTCAGTAAACTCAGCACTTCGTGAGCTTGAAAATAAGCTGAAAGATATTTCAGAATTATATAATGCCGGTTTTACCGTAGATTCTTCTTATTCTTCATGGGAATACAGAGAAGATTCTAAATTACGGGAGCTTTTTGTAAAAGCACATGAGAATATTTTTGAAAAAACTCCTAAAATAAAAGCAATACATGCTGGTCTTGAATGCGGAATTTTCGCAGGTAAAATTTCTGACCTTGATGTTATATCTATCGGGCCTAACATATACGGAGCACATACTCCCGAAGAAAGAATGGAAATTTCTTCTGTCGAGTATACATGGAAATGGATATTGAAAGCTCTTGAATTATACAGAATCAAATAA
- the rnmV gene encoding ribonuclease M5 has product MKPKIKEIIVVEGKDDIAAVKQAVDAHVIAVHGYSSFKKKTIEKLKQISLTNDIIILTDPDFAGKKIRNLIKVHIPDAKHAFISRKEGTKNNNIGVENADTAAIIEALKKTKIIFHDTKEPNSYTFDDLINNNLCYGKDSKLRREKLGDILHIGYYNSKQLLQSLNSFNIPRRSFDEALIQINKLIQEGDFS; this is encoded by the coding sequence ATGAAACCTAAAATAAAAGAAATTATAGTAGTAGAAGGAAAAGATGACATAGCAGCTGTAAAGCAGGCTGTAGATGCTCATGTTATTGCTGTTCACGGTTATTCTTCCTTTAAGAAAAAAACTATTGAAAAGCTGAAACAGATATCTCTTACCAATGATATTATTATTTTGACTGATCCTGATTTTGCAGGAAAAAAAATCAGAAATCTTATAAAAGTACATATCCCAGACGCAAAACATGCTTTTATTTCAAGAAAAGAAGGAACTAAAAATAATAATATCGGTGTGGAAAATGCAGATACTGCTGCTATAATCGAAGCTTTAAAGAAGACTAAAATAATTTTCCATGATACAAAAGAACCGAATTCTTATACATTTGACGATCTTATAAATAATAATCTCTGTTATGGAAAAGACTCAAAACTGAGAAGAGAAAAACTCGGCGATATACTGCACATAGGTTATTATAACAGCAAGCAGTTATTACAGTCTCTTAACAGTTTTAATATACCGCGCAGGTCATTTGACGAAGCGCTGATCCAAATTAACAAATTAATACAGGAAGGTGATTTTTCATGA
- a CDS encoding alanine/glycine:cation symporter family protein gives MEHIFKVINDFFEFIVPISDFLWDFPTNIEFYSNIPILGKFSFALILLVGTGIFFSVKTKFVQITKFKTGLKILIKKKTSDIGVSPLASFLLSSATRVGPGNIMGVTGAISVGGPGAVFWMWVSAFFGMATAFAESVLAQVFKEQDGDNYIGGLPFYGKKILGNKRAAGILLSVCFILYALFTLPGQTFHLFTALGSVAEVIGGVKYERTSSVYYIIAAVIFFSVLFTTIGGIRRVTKVTDVLVPIMAVIYMLIVLFIICINLKLIPYFFTEVIRGAFSPRAIFGGAFGVALAQGIKRGLMSNEAGQGTITMAAAVADNEHPCEQGFVQSIGVFLDTIVICTLTGFVVVLAHLWSNGASGVEWEAIKNSKLDVYLNSIQYLIPGQSLDAVIKCIVSLCYGLFAFTTLIGLILFTEISGSFISTNKHFIFFLRLLGAVLFVPFGELTVLSGLELGNLWYISDFINIMIVYANVPVILLGTGIVTKTLDHYIRTNGKKFISKEIGIDTEVWK, from the coding sequence ATGGAACACATATTTAAAGTAATAAACGATTTTTTTGAATTTATAGTACCAATATCAGATTTTTTATGGGATTTTCCCACGAATATTGAATTTTACAGTAACATACCGATTTTGGGAAAATTTTCTTTTGCACTGATACTTTTGGTAGGAACTGGAATTTTCTTTTCAGTTAAGACAAAATTCGTGCAGATAACAAAATTTAAAACAGGACTGAAGATATTAATAAAGAAAAAGACTTCGGATATAGGAGTAAGCCCGCTGGCTTCATTCCTTTTGAGTTCTGCTACAAGAGTGGGACCTGGAAATATAATGGGTGTTACCGGTGCTATTTCTGTGGGAGGTCCGGGGGCAGTATTCTGGATGTGGGTATCTGCATTTTTCGGAATGGCTACGGCTTTTGCAGAATCTGTTTTGGCACAGGTTTTCAAAGAACAGGATGGGGATAACTATATAGGAGGTCTACCTTTTTACGGGAAAAAAATACTAGGTAATAAAAGAGCTGCAGGTATACTGCTTTCTGTATGTTTTATCCTGTATGCACTGTTTACACTTCCGGGGCAGACCTTTCACCTGTTTACGGCACTTGGATCTGTGGCAGAAGTAATAGGAGGAGTGAAGTATGAGAGAACATCTTCTGTTTATTATATAATAGCAGCAGTGATATTTTTCTCGGTTTTGTTCACTACAATAGGCGGAATAAGAAGAGTTACCAAAGTAACAGATGTACTGGTTCCTATTATGGCTGTTATCTATATGCTGATTGTATTATTTATAATTTGTATAAATTTAAAGCTGATTCCTTACTTTTTTACGGAAGTAATCAGAGGGGCATTTTCTCCAAGGGCAATATTTGGCGGTGCTTTCGGAGTAGCGTTGGCACAGGGGATAAAAAGAGGACTCATGTCAAATGAAGCAGGACAGGGAACAATTACAATGGCTGCTGCAGTAGCAGATAATGAACACCCGTGTGAACAGGGATTCGTACAGTCAATAGGGGTTTTTCTTGATACAATAGTGATTTGTACTCTTACAGGTTTTGTAGTTGTACTGGCACATTTATGGAGTAATGGTGCAAGCGGTGTAGAATGGGAGGCAATAAAAAATTCAAAGCTGGATGTTTATCTGAATTCTATACAGTATCTGATTCCCGGACAAAGCCTTGATGCAGTAATTAAGTGTATAGTTTCTTTATGCTATGGATTATTTGCTTTTACGACATTGATAGGATTAATATTATTCACGGAAATTTCGGGAAGCTTTATCAGTACAAATAAACATTTCATATTTTTCCTCAGATTGCTGGGAGCAGTTTTATTTGTCCCATTTGGTGAGCTTACGGTGCTTTCGGGACTGGAGCTTGGGAATTTATGGTATATTTCTGATTTTATAAATATCATGATAGTTTATGCCAATGTACCGGTAATTTTACTTGGAACAGGAATCGTAACCAAAACTCTGGATCATTATATCAGGACAAACGGAAAAAAATTTATTTCAAAGGAAATCGGAATTGATACAGAAGTCTGGAAATAA
- a CDS encoding MalY/PatB family protein, which produces MNYDFDKRIDRKDNNAVKWEKCNEKNLLPMWVADMDFETAPEILEAMQKKLDQKIFGYTSRPASYYESAVNWTKEIHGFDMKAEKLEHSPGVVPSLSMLIRLLTDPGDKVIVQTPVYPPFFRVVEKNNRKLLINNLIEENGIYTIDFQDFEEKAKDEKAKFFILCNPHNPVGRVWKKEELERLVDICLRNNVRILSDDIWRDLTYKGHKYTPISSLSKEAEDITITCFSATKTFNIAGLQGSFVYFPRHEEQQKFNSELEILGIRENTPFNLVAIETAFRKGKNWYYALLEYLEKNIDFTEEYIRKNLPEVSFRRPEGTYLLWLDFRKLNITKNQLEDLVKNKAGVILNSGCTFSEDCGLFQRINIACPRYLLEEGLERLTKIVKK; this is translated from the coding sequence ATGAATTATGATTTTGACAAAAGGATAGATAGAAAAGACAATAATGCAGTAAAATGGGAAAAATGTAATGAAAAAAACCTGCTGCCTATGTGGGTTGCGGATATGGACTTTGAAACAGCACCGGAAATACTTGAAGCAATGCAGAAAAAATTAGATCAGAAAATATTCGGTTATACGAGCAGGCCTGCTTCATATTATGAAAGTGCTGTTAATTGGACAAAAGAAATACACGGCTTTGATATGAAAGCAGAAAAATTAGAGCATTCACCAGGAGTGGTTCCCAGTTTATCAATGCTGATAAGGCTTTTAACTGATCCGGGAGACAAAGTTATAGTTCAGACTCCGGTCTATCCGCCGTTTTTCAGAGTGGTCGAAAAGAACAACAGAAAGCTTTTAATAAATAACTTAATAGAAGAAAATGGTATTTATACAATTGATTTTCAGGATTTTGAAGAAAAAGCAAAAGATGAAAAGGCAAAATTTTTCATATTATGTAATCCTCATAATCCAGTAGGAAGGGTTTGGAAAAAAGAAGAACTGGAAAGATTAGTTGATATATGTCTGAGAAATAATGTAAGAATACTCTCGGATGATATCTGGCGGGATCTAACATATAAGGGACATAAATATACTCCTATAAGTTCTCTGTCAAAAGAGGCTGAAGATATCACCATAACATGTTTTTCTGCAACTAAAACTTTTAATATTGCAGGTTTGCAAGGATCATTTGTATATTTTCCGCGTCATGAAGAACAACAGAAATTTAACAGCGAGCTGGAGATTTTAGGTATAAGGGAGAATACACCTTTTAATCTTGTGGCTATAGAAACAGCTTTCAGGAAAGGAAAAAACTGGTATTATGCACTTCTTGAATATTTGGAGAAAAATATTGATTTTACAGAAGAATATATCAGAAAAAATCTTCCTGAGGTTAGTTTCCGAAGACCGGAAGGAACTTATTTATTATGGCTTGATTTTCGTAAATTAAACATTACAAAGAACCAGCTTGAAGATCTTGTGAAAAACAAAGCCGGGGTAATTTTAAATTCAGGCTGCACATTTAGTGAAGACTGCGGACTTTTTCAGAGAATTAATATAGCCTGTCCCAGATATCTTCTGGAGGAAGGCTTGGAAAGACTGACAAAAATAGTAAAAAAGTAA
- a CDS encoding XTP/dITP diphosphatase, giving the protein MKIFLATKNTGKINEFKRLVDGKNIEVLSILDSEDIPEVEEDGETFEENSQKKAVEIAKYLNMYTISDDSGLCVNYLDGAPGVYSARYSGENADDSKNMDKLLKDLEGVNERAAKFVSVVSLARPDGSVYSYRGEADGEIMHERHGTNGFGYDPIFFSHELNKCFGEASPEEKKSVSHRAKAFEKLMKDIDSIIK; this is encoded by the coding sequence ATGAAAATATTTCTTGCTACGAAAAATACAGGAAAGATAAATGAGTTTAAAAGACTTGTTGACGGAAAAAACATAGAGGTACTGTCTATTCTGGACAGTGAAGATATACCGGAAGTGGAAGAGGACGGGGAAACATTTGAGGAAAATTCACAGAAAAAAGCTGTAGAAATAGCTAAATATCTGAATATGTATACAATTTCAGATGATTCAGGGCTTTGTGTAAATTATCTGGACGGAGCTCCGGGAGTATACTCTGCAAGATATTCCGGCGAAAATGCCGATGATTCCAAAAATATGGATAAGCTTCTAAAAGATTTGGAAGGGGTAAATGAGAGAGCTGCAAAATTCGTTTCAGTAGTTTCGCTTGCAAGACCTGACGGAAGTGTATATTCATACAGGGGAGAAGCTGACGGGGAAATAATGCATGAAAGACACGGGACAAACGGATTTGGTTATGATCCTATATTTTTTTCGCATGAATTAAATAAATGCTTTGGAGAGGCAAGTCCTGAAGAGAAGAAATCAGTAAGCCACAGAGCAAAAGCATTTGAAAAGCTAATGAAAGATATAGACAGTATAATAAAATAA
- a CDS encoding lysophospholipid acyltransferase family protein, whose product MRTLLYCLTIVGTFLYGMVFRYPPILFMNSEQRKKYVDKVAIRWGRNCIWATGSKVKLIYKTKEAETALSEIIKNNEAIVLISNHQSNLDIQTLLGYFPKSLAFIAKKEMEKWPLIGRWMRAMGCIFLDRKNARQGMKDMKNAMDKIKKGYSYVIFPEGGRTPDGEVKDFKKGSFRLATETGAKILPVTISGTYNIQKKGSLKVTANKNVKIIVDEPVDLSKLTRPEIKELDNKVRDIIVNNLKESM is encoded by the coding sequence ATGAGAACGCTTTTATACTGTTTAACAATAGTGGGTACATTTCTTTATGGAATGGTATTCAGATATCCGCCTATTTTATTTATGAATTCTGAGCAGAGAAAAAAATATGTAGATAAAGTAGCTATCAGATGGGGAAGGAACTGTATCTGGGCAACAGGCAGTAAGGTAAAACTGATTTATAAAACCAAAGAGGCCGAGACAGCATTAAGTGAAATCATAAAAAATAACGAAGCAATAGTATTGATCTCAAACCATCAGAGTAATCTTGATATTCAGACTCTTCTCGGATATTTTCCAAAGAGCCTTGCATTTATTGCAAAAAAAGAGATGGAAAAATGGCCGTTAATAGGAAGATGGATGAGAGCAATGGGGTGTATTTTTCTGGACAGAAAAAATGCAAGACAGGGTATGAAGGATATGAAGAATGCCATGGATAAAATAAAAAAAGGGTATTCCTATGTAATCTTTCCTGAAGGAGGAAGAACTCCTGACGGAGAAGTAAAAGACTTTAAAAAAGGAAGTTTCAGACTGGCAACAGAGACAGGGGCAAAAATTCTTCCGGTTACAATCAGCGGAACATATAATATACAGAAAAAAGGAAGTCTAAAGGTAACTGCAAATAAAAATGTAAAGATAATAGTAGATGAACCTGTTGATTTATCAAAGCTTACAAGACCGGAAATCAAAGAACTGGACAATAAAGTAAGGGATATAATCGTAAATAATCTTAAAGAAAGTATGTAA
- a CDS encoding RecX family transcriptional regulator, translated as MMKINKIVRNKIFLSNEEIMDINLDIKTKYDLKEDMDIESLYDEISYEASLAKALYYLSLRDRTEEELRIKLGGKFRNASSIDRAVKKVREMGYINDHDYAFSYIKNSRFGEKRAEFELMKRGISKKIISEVLALGEGVSDYDKLKKAIKKVMHKTDKQIIQYLIRQGFELEDILYVLRHAKEER; from the coding sequence ATGATGAAAATAAATAAAATTGTAAGAAATAAAATATTTTTATCTAATGAAGAAATTATGGACATTAATTTAGATATAAAAACTAAATATGACCTAAAAGAAGATATGGATATAGAAAGCCTCTATGATGAAATTTCATATGAGGCTTCTCTTGCAAAAGCCTTGTATTATTTATCACTGAGAGACAGAACAGAGGAAGAGCTCAGGATAAAGCTGGGCGGGAAATTCAGAAATGCTTCTTCTATAGACAGAGCAGTGAAAAAAGTCAGAGAAATGGGTTATATTAATGATCATGATTATGCATTTTCCTATATAAAAAATTCCAGATTCGGCGAAAAAAGAGCAGAATTCGAGCTGATGAAAAGAGGGATATCCAAAAAGATTATAAGTGAAGTACTGGCTTTGGGAGAGGGAGTATCTGATTATGATAAATTAAAAAAAGCAATAAAGAAGGTTATGCATAAAACAGATAAGCAGATAATACAATATCTGATAAGACAAGGCTTTGAACTGGAAGATATATTATATGTATTAAGACATGCCAAGGAGGAAAGATGA
- the recA gene encoding recombinase RecA, whose product MARKKEEAPQLNDKEKIIDLAMKQIQKEYGEGSIMKLGENQKMNIKSISTGSLNLDIALGVGGVPRGRIIEIYGAESSGKTTLAIHIIAEAQKLGGVAGFIDAEHALDPVYAKALGVNIDELLISQPDTGEQALEIADMLVRSGALDVIVIDSVAALVPKAEIEGEMGDQQMGLQARLMSKALRKLTGSISKSSTVMIFINQIREKIGGFSFVPGVQTTTSGGRALKFFSTVRMEVKRIGSIKQGDEVIGNETLVKVTKNKVSPPFKEARFNIMYGKGISKIGEILDIAIDNGIVAKSGAWFSYGDERLGQGRVNVENSLAENTELLGRIETDVMKIIKPAVEEEEEVTAKEEAKETKPAKETKAKKEKKDDENK is encoded by the coding sequence ATGGCAAGAAAAAAAGAAGAAGCACCACAGCTAAATGATAAAGAAAAAATTATAGATTTAGCCATGAAACAGATACAAAAAGAGTATGGAGAAGGTTCCATCATGAAGCTTGGTGAAAATCAGAAAATGAATATAAAATCAATATCTACAGGAAGCTTGAATTTAGATATTGCTTTAGGTGTAGGAGGAGTTCCTAGAGGAAGAATAATAGAAATTTATGGTGCGGAATCTTCTGGAAAAACTACTCTTGCTATTCATATAATAGCTGAGGCACAAAAACTGGGAGGAGTAGCAGGCTTTATAGATGCGGAACACGCGCTGGATCCTGTTTATGCTAAAGCTCTGGGAGTAAATATAGACGAGCTTTTGATATCTCAGCCGGACACAGGGGAGCAGGCTTTGGAAATCGCAGATATGCTGGTAAGAAGCGGAGCTCTTGATGTAATAGTAATAGATTCAGTTGCAGCTTTAGTGCCTAAAGCAGAGATAGAAGGGGAGATGGGAGACCAGCAGATGGGACTTCAGGCAAGACTTATGTCAAAGGCCCTCAGAAAATTAACAGGCAGTATCTCAAAATCAAGTACAGTAATGATTTTTATAAACCAGATCAGGGAAAAAATCGGTGGATTTTCATTTGTTCCCGGAGTACAGACAACTACTTCCGGCGGAAGAGCGCTAAAATTCTTCTCTACTGTAAGAATGGAAGTAAAAAGAATAGGCTCTATAAAACAGGGTGATGAAGTAATAGGAAATGAAACTCTTGTAAAAGTAACAAAAAATAAAGTATCTCCTCCATTTAAAGAGGCCAGATTTAATATAATGTATGGAAAAGGAATATCGAAAATAGGTGAAATACTGGATATAGCAATAGATAACGGTATTGTTGCCAAAAGCGGTGCGTGGTTTAGCTATGGTGACGAAAGACTCGGGCAGGGAAGAGTAAATGTTGAAAATTCTCTTGCTGAAAATACAGAACTGCTTGGCAGAATAGAAACAGACGTAATGAAGATTATCAAACCTGCTGTGGAAGAGGAAGAAGAAGTAACAGCCAAGGAAGAAGCAAAAGAAACAAAGCCGGCAAAAGAAACTAAAGCAAAAAAAGAGAAAAAAGATGATGAAAATAAATAA
- a CDS encoding tetratricopeptide repeat protein, whose product MKKIIVILTILGGMLVFADAKSDFEGAIQMIRDNKVTDAVKALDKLSKGRDADYATKSNIVLGDYYLSQNDLVKGESYYKKALGDKSKVNPDTISAALKIGNLYLYQGKNDQAGEYFEWANTATGDKEVRILEVLGTYYYRIDKKDLAESKFLKGAQSAPNDIPIRLTLIEFYELKGDTTNANKYFREIQKLNPEFKYSTLGTYFAQTGNNDLAIKYLTRSQQSEKDPYADYVLGAIYYNQGMDAERKGDAATAKSLKDKGVKSLESASKKGVKDATDALAEIKNSGK is encoded by the coding sequence ATGAAAAAAATAATTGTAATTCTGACAATTTTAGGAGGAATGCTGGTTTTCGCTGATGCAAAATCGGATTTCGAGGGCGCAATACAAATGATAAGAGATAATAAAGTAACAGATGCAGTAAAAGCATTAGATAAATTATCTAAAGGAAGAGATGCAGACTATGCTACAAAGTCTAATATCGTATTAGGGGATTATTACCTATCTCAAAATGATCTTGTTAAAGGAGAAAGCTATTACAAAAAAGCTTTAGGAGATAAATCGAAAGTAAATCCTGACACTATATCAGCAGCTTTAAAGATTGGAAATTTATATTTATATCAAGGAAAAAATGATCAGGCAGGAGAATATTTCGAATGGGCAAATACTGCTACAGGAGATAAAGAAGTTCGTATACTGGAAGTATTGGGAACATATTACTACAGAATAGATAAAAAAGATCTTGCTGAAAGTAAATTCCTAAAAGGAGCACAGTCAGCACCAAATGATATACCTATCAGATTAACATTAATAGAATTTTATGAGTTAAAAGGTGATACTACAAATGCAAATAAGTATTTCAGAGAAATTCAAAAATTAAATCCTGAATTCAAATATTCAACATTAGGAACTTATTTTGCACAAACTGGAAATAATGACTTAGCTATAAAATATCTTACAAGATCACAGCAAAGTGAAAAAGATCCGTATGCAGACTATGTTCTAGGAGCTATTTATTATAATCAGGGTATGGATGCTGAGAGAAAAGGTGACGCAGCTACAGCTAAATCACTAAAAGATAAAGGTGTAAAATCACTGGAAAGCGCATCTAAAAAAGGTGTAAAAGATGCAACAGATGCATTGGCTGAAATAAAAAATTCAGGTAAATAA
- a CDS encoding PDZ domain-containing protein: protein MKKIFLILFTLLILGCSSTNPYADMYVKTSEPDMVSNDKLPLADSDITVINSKDTKEDMVDVYENGYEMIGYSSFNTGDLSEKYVRTQALNVGATLVIYSKKFVSQDSELEPVFLNGFCYGGYYSVNCTGADWQYVLKSRYDYLATFWIKTKLSGLGILVRDISQEKRKELGINYGVEIQAIRKDSEARDELALGDVIIKIEENDIKNKEEYKKITDENKGKKIKIEILRKNKTISKEISVL, encoded by the coding sequence ATGAAAAAAATATTTTTAATATTATTTACACTGCTGATACTAGGATGCAGCAGTACAAATCCTTATGCAGACATGTATGTAAAGACATCAGAGCCTGATATGGTAAGCAATGATAAATTACCTTTGGCTGATTCGGACATTACCGTTATTAATTCCAAAGATACAAAGGAAGATATGGTGGATGTATACGAAAACGGTTATGAAATGATAGGATATTCTTCTTTTAATACCGGTGATTTATCTGAAAAATATGTAAGAACACAGGCTTTGAATGTAGGCGCGACACTGGTAATATATTCCAAAAAATTCGTATCTCAGGATTCAGAACTGGAACCCGTTTTCTTAAACGGTTTTTGTTACGGAGGATACTATTCAGTGAACTGTACAGGCGCAGACTGGCAGTATGTACTGAAAAGCAGATATGACTATCTTGCCACATTTTGGATAAAAACAAAATTAAGCGGTTTGGGAATATTAGTGCGTGATATAAGTCAGGAAAAGAGAAAAGAGCTCGGGATAAATTACGGAGTAGAGATTCAGGCAATAAGAAAAGATTCAGAAGCCCGTGATGAGCTGGCATTGGGAGATGTTATCATTAAAATCGAAGAAAATGATATTAAAAATAAAGAGGAATATAAAAAAATAACCGATGAAAACAAAGGAAAAAAAATAAAAATAGAAATACTAAGGAAAAACAAAACAATCTCAAAAGAAATTAGTGTATTATAA